The following proteins are encoded in a genomic region of Streptococcus constellatus subsp. constellatus:
- the rplC gene encoding 50S ribosomal protein L3 has product MTKGILGKKVGMTQIFTEAGELIPVTVVEAAPNVVLQVKTVETDGYNAVQVGFDDLRDVLSNKPAKGHVAKANTAPKRFIREFKNIEGLEVGAEITVDTFAAGDVVDVTGTSKGKGFQGVIKRHGQSRGPMAHGSRYHRRPGSMGPVAPNRVFKNKHLAGRMGGNRVTIQNLEIAQVVPEKNVILIKGNVPGAKKSLITIKSAVKAGK; this is encoded by the coding sequence ATGACAAAAGGAATCTTAGGGAAAAAAGTGGGAATGACTCAAATCTTCACTGAAGCTGGCGAATTAATCCCTGTGACTGTTGTTGAAGCAGCTCCAAACGTTGTTCTTCAAGTGAAAACAGTTGAAACAGATGGTTACAACGCAGTTCAAGTTGGTTTTGACGATCTTCGTGACGTATTGAGCAACAAACCTGCTAAAGGACATGTAGCAAAAGCTAACACGGCTCCTAAGCGCTTCATTCGTGAATTCAAAAACATTGAAGGCTTAGAAGTTGGTGCAGAAATTACAGTTGACACTTTCGCAGCCGGCGATGTTGTTGATGTAACAGGAACTTCAAAAGGTAAAGGTTTCCAAGGTGTTATCAAACGCCACGGTCAATCTCGTGGGCCAATGGCTCACGGTTCTCGTTATCACCGTCGTCCTGGTTCAATGGGACCAGTTGCGCCTAACCGTGTTTTCAAAAATAAACACTTGGCAGGTCGTATGGGTGGAAATCGTGTAACAATTCAAAACCTTGAGATCGCACAAGTTGTTCCAGAGAAAAACGTTATCCTTATCAAAGGTAACGTACCTGGTGCTAAGAAATCTCTTATCACGATCAAATCAGCAGTTAAAGCTGGTAAATAA
- the rpsJ gene encoding 30S ribosomal protein S10, whose amino-acid sequence MANKKIRIRLKAYEHRTLDTAAAKIVETATRTGAEVAGPIPLPTERSLYTIIRATHKYKDSREQFEMRTHKRLIDIINPTQKTVDALMKLDLPSGVNVEIKL is encoded by the coding sequence ATGGCAAACAAAAAAATCCGCATCCGTTTGAAAGCTTACGAACATCGTACACTTGACACAGCGGCTGCAAAAATCGTAGAAACTGCTACTCGTACAGGCGCTGAAGTTGCAGGTCCAATCCCACTTCCAACTGAACGCAGCCTCTACACAATCATTCGTGCGACTCATAAATATAAAGATTCTCGCGAACAATTTGAAATGCGTACGCATAAACGTTTGATCGACATCATTAACCCAACTCAAAAAACAGTTGACGCTTTGATGAAATTGGATCTTCCAAGTGGTGTGAACGTAGAGATTAAACTTTAA